The Raphanus sativus cultivar WK10039 chromosome 2, ASM80110v3, whole genome shotgun sequence genome includes a region encoding these proteins:
- the LOC130508379 gene encoding probable pinoresinol-lariciresinol reductase 3 translates to MEKSRVLVIGATGRLGHYLTRFSIQSGHPTFALIRNSAFPDDPSKSVKLESLSSAGVTLLKGSLEDGESLEEAVMKVDVVISAIPSKHVLDQKLLINVIKRSPSIKRFIPAEYGADPDKTQVSDLDHGFYSKKSEIRRLIESSGIQHTYICCGLFMRILLPSLVQPGLQSPPMDKVTVFGDGNVKAVFVNEVDAAAFTIKTIDDPRTLNKTLYLRPPGNVCSMNDLVELWEGKIEKKLEKTFVTESQLLEKIKETPYPDDMEMVFIYSVFIRGHHTYFDIDESCGGVNGTELYPDVKYITVSEFLDTLL, encoded by the exons ATGGAGAAGAGCAGAGTATTGGTCATCGGAGCAACGGGAAGATTGGGGCACTACTTGACCCGTTTCAGCATCCAATCGGGTCACCCGACTTTCGCCCTCATCAGAAACTCTGCTTTCCCCGATGATCCTTCCAAGTCCGTTAAGCTCGAATCTCTCTCCTCCGCCGGCGTCACTCTCCTCaaa GGTTCATTAGAGGATGGAGAAAGCTTAGAAGAAGCAGTGATGAAAGTAGACGTGGTCATCTCTGCCATTCCTTCAAAACACGTTCTTGATCAGAAACTCCTCATCAATGTCATCAAACGATCTCCCTCCATCAAG AGGTTTATCCCTGCTGAATATGGAGCAGATCCTGACAAAACACAAGTCTCGGATCTTGATCACGGCTTCTACTCAAAGAAGTCTGAGATAAGACGTCTTATAGAATCATCAGGGATTCAACACACCTACATCTGCTGTGGACTGTTCATGAGGATTCTACTTCCATCTCTTGTCCAACCGGGTCTTCAATCACCTCCGATGGATAAAGTCACCGTCTTTGGAGATGGAAACGTTAAAG CTGTTTTTGTGAATGAGGTTGATGCTGCAGCGTTTACTATCAAAACGATTGATGATCCTAGAACACTGAACAAGACATTGTACCTTAGGCCGCCTGGGAACGTATGTTCCATGAATGATCTTGTTGAGCTATGGGAAGGGAAGATTGAGAAGAAGCTTGAGAAAACTTTTGTTACTGAAAGTCAACTTCTTGAGAAGATTAAAG AGACTCCATACCCGGATGACATGGAGATGGTCTTCATATACTCTGTTTTTATCAGAGGACACCACACGTACTTTGACATTGATGAGTCTTGTGGTGGGGTGAATGGTACTGAGCTTTACCCTGATGTCAAGTACATTACCGTGAGCGAGTTTCTTGATACCCTTCTCTAG
- the LOC130508377 gene encoding probable receptor-like serine/threonine-protein kinase At4g34500, whose product MSGSGDSVGVHKLSAKSTIFGLSIYLVIAICSVFLLLISLLIFLFVCLNRVSRARRMRVKHSSGSIPLVSKKTSEEIKTVGKFLNCDDSMRKVENEVVVVTEEATSKEASGAFDDMSVASSGDVGSEVMGWGRWYSLRDLETATRGFSDENVIGEGGYGVVYRADFPDGSVAAVKNLLNNKGQAEKEFKVEVEAIGKVRHKNLVGLMGYCADTAQRMLVYEYIDNGNLEQWLHGDVGPVSPLTWDIRMKVAIGTAKGLAYLHEGLEPKVVHRDVKSSNILLDRKWNPKVSDFGLAKLLESETSYVTTRVMGTFGYVSPEYASTGMLNECSDVYSFGVLLMEIITGRSPVDYSRPPGEMNLVDWFKGMVASRRGEEVIDPKIKNPQPHPRALKRALLVCLRCIDLDASKRPKMGQIIHMLEADDFPFRPEHRSVQTNKKPLES is encoded by the exons ATGTCTGGTTCTGGCGACTCGGTGGGTGTTCACAAGCTCTCAGCTAAATCCACCATCTTCGGACTAAGTATCTACTTAGTCATCGCGATATGTTCCGTGTTCCTACTGCTGATCTCGCTCTTGATCTTCCTCTTCGTCTGCTTGAACAGAGTCTCACGCGCGCGTAGAATGCGCGTGAAACACAGCTCCGGATCCATCCCTCTGGTCTCTAAGAAGACGTCGGAGGAGATCAAGACGGTCGGGAAGTTTCTGAACTGCGACGATTCGATGAGGAAAGTCGAGAACGAAGTCGTTGTCGTCACCGAAGAAGCGACGAGCAAAGAAGCGAGCGGCGCGTTCGATGATATGTCGGTGGCTTCGAGCGGTGACGTTGGTTCCGAGGTGATGGGATGGGGGAGGTGGTACAGCTTGAGAGATCTGGAGACTGCGACGCGTGGCTTCTCTGACGAGAACGTGATCGGAGAAGGAGGATACGGTGTCGTTTATAGAGCTGATTTTCCCGACGGTTCGGTCGCTGCCGTAAAGAATCTACTTAACAACAA GGGTCAAGCAGAGAAAGAGTTCAAAGTTGAGGTGGAAGCAATTGGGAAAGTAAGACATAAGAACTTGGTTGGTCTGATGGGTTATTGTGCCGACACTGCTCAAAG GATGCTTGTGTATGAATATATTGATAATGGAAACTTGGAGCAGTGGTTGCATGGTGATGTAGGTCCAGTGAGTCCTCTCACATGGGATATTCGCATGAAGGTTGCCATTGGAACAGCTAAAGG ATTAGCCTACTTACATGAAGGGCTTGAACCAAAGGTTGTGCACCGTGATGTGAAGTCCAGTAACATCTTGCTTGATAGGAAGTGGAACCCGAAGGTGTCTGATTTCGGTTTGGCCAAGTTATTAGAATCTGAAACGAGCTATGTGACAACTCGTGTGATGGGAACTTTTGG ATATGTTTCACCGGAGTATGCAAGTACCGGTATGCTTAATGAGTGTAGCGATGTCTACAGTTTTGGTGTTCTTCTCATGGAGATTATAACAGGGAGGAGCCCAGTCGATTATTCAAGACCCCCTGGCGAG ATGAACTTAGTGGATTGGTTCAAAGGAATGGTTGCAAGCAGACGTGGAGAAGAAGTTATAGACCCTAAAATCAAAAATCCACAACCTCATCCAAGAGCTTTGAAAAGAGCATTGCTTGTTTGTTTGCGTTGCATAGACCTTGATGCTAGTAAACGACCAAAGATGGGACAAATTATTCACATGCTTGAGGCTGATGATTTCCCTTTCCGTCCT GAACACAGATCAGTCCAGACAAACAAGAAACCACTTGAGAGTTGA
- the LOC108824102 gene encoding transcription factor bHLH63 isoform X2, protein MMMMNGEATEAELFLNCADMSVLERQRAHLNHHHYPGFFSNSSTINGGDIDGFLASAGLDLPAVYGYTTVHGDARISVTPGNITTESGNFKKRKFGCVETETKVCNEKKKMMMMMMNREAAVEEEEEEEKSKVTEQSNKSIMMMKMKNKAKKEQNSCSNDSSKVTKDSQRTDYIHVRARRGQATDSHSIAERARREKISERMKFLQDLVPGCDKITGKAGMLDEIINYVQSLQRQVEFLSMKLATVSPRLDFNIDDIFAKEVVSAPMTNLPNTVMPPHMMVNSGYPHEMVDSGYVHFNPMQQVVASSDPLSCFNNLYSSLGV, encoded by the exons atgatgatgatgaacggAGAAGCTACAGAAGCTGAGCTTTTCCTCAACTGTGCCGACATGTCTGTCTTAGAGCGCCAAAGGGCTCACCTCAACCACCACCACTATCCCGGCTTCTTCTCCAATTCTTCCACGATTAACGGCGGCGATATTGACGGCTTTCTAGCGTCGGCCGGTTTGGATCTTCCGGCGGTTTATGGATATACGACGGTGCACGGTGACGCGAGAATCTCAGTTACTCCGGGAAATATTACAACCGAGTCTGGAAATTTCAAGAAAAGGAAGTTTGGTTGCGTCGAGACAGAGACTAAG GTTTgtaatgagaagaagaagatgatgatgatgatgatgaacagAGAAGCAGCAgttgaggaggaagaagaagaagagaagtcgAAAGTAACAGAGCAGAGCAATAAAAGCAtcatgatgatgaagatgaagaataaAGCCAAGAAAGAACAGAACAGCTGCTCTAACGATTCATCAAAAGTGACGAAAGACTCGCAAAGAACGGATTATATTCATGTTCGTGCACGGAGAGGCCAAGCCACTGATAGCCACAGCATTGCAGAacga GCTAGAAGAGAAAAAATCAGCGAGAGAATGAAGTTTCTACAAGATTTAGTTCCTGGATGCGACAAGATCACAGGCAAAGCAGGGATGCTTGATGAGATCATTAACTATGTTCAGTCTCTTCAGCGGCAAGTCGAG TTCTTATCGATGAAGCTAGCAACTGTTAGTCCAAGGCTGGATTTCAACATCGATGACATTTTTGCCAAAGAg GTTGTCTCAGCTCCAATGACGAACTTACCAAACACTGTGATGCCACCTCATATGATGGTGAATTCCGGTTATCCTCATGAAATGGTTGATTCCGGTTATGTTCATTTCAATCCAATGCAACAAGTGGTTGCTAGTTCTGATCCACTATCATGTTTCAAC AATCTTTATAGCAGTCTAGGTGTTTGA
- the LOC108842568 gene encoding uncharacterized protein LOC108842568, with translation MNSIQFQHFKMEKPRGTFNFSAIKSFTNIFRLIELILLLILISKLSFPSVKLSGDLFREASVFLVSPRFVFLVGNAIVITLFAKSRRYSSAHEPTEAASSNDLYQELLCMTEKKTSEVHERKTEQSKKLKRVSFERCQSQKAFEAVHPLESTHGGKIMRRYDSEKHFKVCDSDKKVVVRAKKPEDNMSNEQFRTKIEAFIARQKRIQKDEEQLTI, from the coding sequence ATGAATTCAATCCAGTTTCAACACTTTAAGATGGAGAAACCTAGAGGAACCTTTAACTTTTCAGCAATAAAGTCTTTCACGAACATATTCAGACTGATCGAACTGATTCTTCTACTAATCTTGATCTCCAAACTCTCTTTCCCTTCAGTTAAACTCTCAGGTGACCTTTTCAGGGAAGCATCAGTGTTTCTCGTTAGCCCGAGATTCGTTTTCCTCGTCGGAAACGCTATTGTAATTACTCTTTTTGCGAAATCCCGACGATACAGCTCCGCTCACGAGCCAACAGAAGCGGCAAGCAGCAACGATCTTTACCAGGAACTTCTTTGCATGACCGAGAAGAAGACATCTGAAGTTCACGAGAGGAAAACAGAACAGTCCAAGAAGCTGAAAAGGGTCAGTTTCGAGAGATGCCAGTCGCAGAAAGCGTTTGAGGCGGTTCACCCGCTTGAGAGTACACATGGTGGGAAGATCATGAGGAGGTATGATTCGGAGAAGCATTTTAAGGTTTGTGACTCGGACAAGAAAGTAGTGGTGAGAGCTAAGAAACCAGAAGATAATATGAGTAACGAACAGTTTAGGACAAAGATAGAAGCATTCATCGCGAGGCAAAAGAGGATTCAGAAGGATGAAGAACAGTTGACAATCTAG
- the LOC108839739 gene encoding cyclase-associated protein 1, whose product MEESLIKRLEAAVTRLEGISSNGGGGGGVTLSRGGDFSAAAAGIDSAASDPSILAYEDLISQCVGRALSAAEKIGGPVLDVTKIVAEAFAAQKDLLVRIKQTQKPDMAGLAGFLKPLNDVTMKADAMTQGRRSDFFNHLKAASDSLSALAWIAFTGKDCGMSMPIAHVEESWQMAEFYNNKVLVEYRNKDANHVEWAKALKELYLPGLRDYVKSHYALGPVWNASGKPASAPAKGPPGAPAPPPAPVFSAESSKPSSSSNQKQGMSAVFQQLSSGAVTSGLRKVTDDMKTKNRTDRSGAVSAIEKETRAAKPTFSKTGPPKMELQMGRKWAVENQIGKKDLVISECDSKQSVYVFGCKDSVLQIQGKVNNITIDKCTKLGVVFTDVVAAFEIVNCTNVEVQCQGSAPTVSVDNTTGCQLYLNKDSLETAITTAKSSEINVMVPGTSPDGDWVEHALPQQYNHVFTEGKFETTPVSHSGA is encoded by the exons ATGGAGGAGAGTTTAATCAAGCGCCTGGAAGCTGCGGTTACGAGGCTCGAGGGGATCTCCAGCAACGGAGGAGGAGGGGGAGGAGTTACTCTTTCCCGCGGAGGAGATttctccgccgccgccgccggaaTCGATTCCGCGGCGTCTGATCCGTCGATTCTCGCCTACGAAGATCTGATTTCGCAATGCGTCGGTAGGGCGCTGAGCGCGGCGGAGAAGATCGGTGGACCTGTTCTAGACGTGACGAAGATCGTCGCCGAAGCGTTTGCTGCGCAGAAGGATCTGCTCGTTCGCATCAAGCAGACTCAG AAGCCTGACATGGCTGGGTTAGCTGGATTTCTCAAGCCGTTGAATGATGTTACGATGAAAGCTGACGCAATGACTCAAGGAAGGAGGTCTGATTTCTTCAATCACCTCAAGGCTGCGTCTGATAGTCTTTCTGCTTTGGCCTGGATTGCTTTCACCGGAAAAGATTGTG GTATGAGCATGCCAATCGCTCATGTGGAAGAAAGTTGGCAGATGGCTGAGTTTTACAACAACAAG GTATTGGTGGAGTACCGTAACAAAGATGCGAATCATGTGGAGTGGGCTAAAGCCTTGAAAGAACTTTACTTACCTGGTTTGAGGGATTATGTGAAAAGTCATTACGCCTTGGGACCTGTATGGAATGCATCAGGGAAACCTGCTAGTGCTCCTGCCAAAGGTCCGCCTGGTGCTCCTGCTCCTCCCCCAGCACCGGTCTTCAGTGCTGAATCTTCAAAGCCATCATCTTCGTCGAACCAGAAACAAGGGATGTCTGCTGTTTTCCAGCAGCTCAGCTCTGGTGCTGTGACCTCAG GTCTTAGAAAAGTGACAGATGATATGAAGACTAAGAACCGTACTGATAGATCCGGAGCAGTGAGTGCCATTGAGAAGGAAACTCGTGCAGCTAAACCAACATTTTCGAAAACTGGGCCACCGAAAATGGAACTTCAAATGGGTCGCAA GTGGGCTGTTGAGAACCAAATAGGGAAGAAGGACTTGGTTATCAGCGAGTGTGATTCCAAACAGTCTGTCTATGTATTTGGTTGCAAAGATTCTGTCTTGCAGATACAAG GAAAAGTTAATAACATCACCATTGACAAATGCACCAAATTGGGTGTTGTCTTCACG GATGTTGTTGCTGCATTTGAGATTGTGAATTGCACCAACGTAGAAGTACAATGTCAG GGTTCAGCTCCCACGGTTTCTGTGGACAACACAACTGGCTGTCAGTTATACCTAAACAAAGACTCATTAGAAACAGCTATAACAACAGCCAAGTCGAGTGAGATCAATGTAATGGTCCCTGGTACTTCCCCTGATGGAGATTGG GTGGAACATGCACTGCCGCAACAGTACAACCATGTGTTCACTGAAGGGAAGTTCGAGACGACACCGGTCTCGCACTCAGGTGCCTAA
- the LOC130508733 gene encoding zinc finger BED domain-containing protein RICESLEEPER 2-like, producing MDSSSSKNPQNNGADKEHEVEVEHVDCETIDSRGKRKEADTPCGESSRANKMPKVIVPRSGVWKHYTRTKESRDKCICHYCQKLFSCQTKSGTSNLQKHLQICREYQAHVISQGKNQARIDNEGSVKSSKVSETVFREASNELLVLAELPLSFIESTGWKYFCNKVNLYKPHSRRTATRDIVEMFVKKKEALKRWLYTNQQRVSLTTDIWVSQVTGASYMVVTAHFVDPTWQLKKIILGFKFVMDHKGQTISTVLLECLADWGIQKLFSITVDNATANTSAIRRFHRQFSEVSPDALVLDGNYLHMRCCAHIINLIAKEGLGDLGENVLAIRNAVQYVRSSPHRLNAFEQKVTSGKMTRGSLPLDVKTRWNSTFLMLSRALQFRVAFDKMEAEDRLYNDYFLEVENGVKRQGPPDVIDWNAVEKLKRFLIIFYNSTLVVSASSKVNSYKCYGEIVTIERNLTALANNLDPDLKLKAEDMLHKFLKYWDGMKNVNRMLIIASIIDPRKKMGFANLCFEKLYGKDSIESKEMSASVLDLLTSMFQEYSGRFRVASTQSSQTKQAPSASVQEAQEQMERLKLVVEDFGYERMDSVYKELVAETENEARDELEMYLKEPVENQKLMMGFEFDILGWWKVHRIKFPVLAEMARDLLAMQQWMKADIKFAEKVQTNEQILAEVEMLDKLEKEFESVRIED from the exons ATGGATTCATCGTCCTCTAAAAACCCACAAAACAATGGTGCTGACAAAGAACATGAAGTTGAAGTTGAACATGTAGACTGTGAAACCATTGATAGCCGTGGGAAGAGGAAGGAAGCTGACACACCGTGTGGAGAGAGTTCTCGGGCAAATAAGATGCCAAAAGTTATTGTGCCGAGGTCAGGTGTGTGGAAACACTACACCAGAACAAAGGAGAGCCGTGACAAGTGCATTTGTCACTACTGCCAAAAGCTTTTCTCATGCCAGACAAAGTCAGGAACTTCCAATCTCCAGAAGCACCTGCAAATCTGCAGAGAGTACCAAGCTCACGTGATCAGCCAAGGGAAGAATCAAGCTAGGATCGATAATGAAGGCAGTGTGAAATCATCAAAGGTGTCTGAGACGGTTTTCAGAGAAGCCTCAAATGAGTTATTGGTGTTAGCTGAGTTGCCTCTTTCTTTCATAGAAAGTACAGGCTGGAAATACTTCTGCAACAAG GTTAACCTTTACAAGCCCCACTCAAGAAGAACTGCTACTAGAGATATTGTGGAGatgtttgtgaagaagaaggaggcgTTGAAGAGGTGGTTGTACACTAACCAGCAAAGAGTTTCACTCACCACTGACATTTGGGTTTCTCAGGTGACAG GTGCAAGTTACATGGTTGTAACTGCACATTTTGTTGACCCAACATGGCAGTTGAAGAAAATCATTCTTGGATTCAAATTTGTCATGGATCATAAAGGTCAGACAATTTCTACTGTTCTTCTCGAATGCTTAGCTGACTGGGGAATTCAGAAATTGTTTTCTATTACGGTAGACAATGCTACTGCTAATACCTCAGCTATTAGGAGATTCCATAGGCAGTTCAGTGAAGTGTCGCCTGATGCTCTGGTTTTAGATGGTAACTATCTGCATATGAGGTGTTGTGCCCACATTATCAATTTGATAGCTAAGGAGGGTTTAGGTGATTTAGGAGAAAATGTTTTGGCCATCCGGAATGCAGTTCAGTACGTCCGTTCTTCCCCCCATAGGTTGAACGCATTTGAGCAGAAGGTTACTAGCGGGAAGATGACACGAGGTAGCCTGCCTCTAGATGTTAAGACTAGGTGGAATTCAACATTTCTCATGCTGTCTAGAGCTTTACAGTTTAGAGTTGCTTTTGATAAGATGGAAGCAGAGGATAGGTTGTATAATGACTACTTTTTAGAAGTAGAAAATGGGGTTAAGAGGCAAGGACCGCCTGATGTTATTGATTGGAATGCTGTGGAGAAGCTTAAGAGGTTTCTAATCATATTCTACAACAGCACCTTGGTTGTCTCTGCTTCCTCAAAAGTCAACTCCTACAAATGCTATGGGGAGATAGTGACAATTGAGAGGAATCTCACAGCACTGGCTAACAACTTGGACCCAGATTTGAAGCTGAAAGCTGAGGATATGTTGCACAAATTTCTGAAGTATTGGGATGGCATGAAGAATGTGAATAGGATGTTGATCATTGCATCAATAATCGATCCAAGGAAGAAGATGGGTTTCGCCAACTTATGCTTTGAGAAATTGTATGGGAAGGATAGTATCGAGTCCAAAGAGATGAGTGCGTCTGTTCTTGATCTCCTTACAAGCATGTTCCAGGAGTACTCTGGTCGTTTCAGAGTTGCAAGTACTCAATCCTCTCAGACAAAGCAAGCACCATCTGCGAGTGTTCAGGAGGCTCAAGAGCAAATGGAGAGATTGAAGTTGGTCGTTGAAGATTTTGGTTATGAGAGAATGGATTCTGTGTACAAGGAACTTGTGGCTGAAACAGAAAATGAGGCAAGAGATGAGCTGGAAATGTACTTGAAGGAACCTGTTGAGAACCAGAAGCTTATGATGGGATTTGAGTTTGATATTCTCGGTTGGTGGAAGGTGCACAGAATCAAATTCCCAGTCTTGGCAGAGATGGCAAGGGATCTACTTGCGATGCAG CAATGGATGAAAGCTGATATCAAGTTTGCTGAAAAAGTCCAAACTAATGAACAGATTCTAGCTGAAGTTGAAATGCTAGACAAGCTTGAGAAAG AGTTTGAGAGCGTAAGAATTGAAGATTGA
- the LOC108824102 gene encoding transcription factor bHLH63 isoform X1, with product MMMMNGEATEAELFLNCADMSVLERQRAHLNHHHYPGFFSNSSTINGGDIDGFLASAGLDLPAVYGYTTVHGDARISVTPGNITTESGNFKKRKFGCVETETKVCNEKKKMMMMMMNREAAVEEEEEEEKSKVTEQSNKSIMMMKMKNKAKKEQNSCSNDSSKVTKDSQRTDYIHVRARRGQATDSHSIAERARREKISERMKFLQDLVPGCDKITGKAGMLDEIINYVQSLQRQVEFLSMKLATVSPRLDFNIDDIFAKEVVSAPMTNLPNTVMPPHMMVNSGYPHEMVDSGYVHFNPMQQVVASSDPLSCFNNGQSATNVWDSDVQNLYSSLGV from the exons atgatgatgatgaacggAGAAGCTACAGAAGCTGAGCTTTTCCTCAACTGTGCCGACATGTCTGTCTTAGAGCGCCAAAGGGCTCACCTCAACCACCACCACTATCCCGGCTTCTTCTCCAATTCTTCCACGATTAACGGCGGCGATATTGACGGCTTTCTAGCGTCGGCCGGTTTGGATCTTCCGGCGGTTTATGGATATACGACGGTGCACGGTGACGCGAGAATCTCAGTTACTCCGGGAAATATTACAACCGAGTCTGGAAATTTCAAGAAAAGGAAGTTTGGTTGCGTCGAGACAGAGACTAAG GTTTgtaatgagaagaagaagatgatgatgatgatgatgaacagAGAAGCAGCAgttgaggaggaagaagaagaagagaagtcgAAAGTAACAGAGCAGAGCAATAAAAGCAtcatgatgatgaagatgaagaataaAGCCAAGAAAGAACAGAACAGCTGCTCTAACGATTCATCAAAAGTGACGAAAGACTCGCAAAGAACGGATTATATTCATGTTCGTGCACGGAGAGGCCAAGCCACTGATAGCCACAGCATTGCAGAacga GCTAGAAGAGAAAAAATCAGCGAGAGAATGAAGTTTCTACAAGATTTAGTTCCTGGATGCGACAAGATCACAGGCAAAGCAGGGATGCTTGATGAGATCATTAACTATGTTCAGTCTCTTCAGCGGCAAGTCGAG TTCTTATCGATGAAGCTAGCAACTGTTAGTCCAAGGCTGGATTTCAACATCGATGACATTTTTGCCAAAGAg GTTGTCTCAGCTCCAATGACGAACTTACCAAACACTGTGATGCCACCTCATATGATGGTGAATTCCGGTTATCCTCATGAAATGGTTGATTCCGGTTATGTTCATTTCAATCCAATGCAACAAGTGGTTGCTAGTTCTGATCCACTATCATGTTTCAAC AATGGTCAATCAGCTACTAATGTGTGGGACTCTGATGTGCAGAATCTTTATAGCAGTCTAGGTGTTTGA